A window of Saccharomyces paradoxus chromosome XI, complete sequence contains these coding sequences:
- the SRY1 gene encoding threo-3-hydroxy-L-aspartate ammonia-lyase SRY1 (3-hydroxyaspartate dehydratase~similar to YKL218C) → MLVPTYNDVLDAGERIKGYVNETPVLTSRTLNDQLGAEIYFKGENYQRVGAFKFRGAMNAVSKLSDEKRSKGVIAFSSGNHAQAIALSAKLLNVPATIVMPEDAPTLKVVATAGYGAHIIKYNRYTEDREEIGRQLAAKHGFALIPPYDHPDVIAGQGTSAKELLEEVGQLDALFVPLGGGGLLSGSALAARSLSPDCKIFGVEPEAGNDGQQSFRSGSIVHIDTPKTIADGAQTQHLGEYTFAIIRENVDDILTVSDQELIECMHFLAERMKLVVEPTACLGFAGALLKKKELVGKKVGIILSGGNVDMRRYAALISGREDGPMT, encoded by the coding sequence ATGCTTGTTCCTACTTATAATGACGTTTTGGATGCCGGCGAGAGAATTAAGGGATATGTGAACGAGACACCTGTTCTCACTTCACGCACGCTTAACGATCAACTTGGGGCAGAAATATACTTCAAAGGTGAGAATTACCAACGGGTTGGAGCGTTCAAGTTTCGTGGAGCAATGAACGctgtttcaaaattaagtgatgaaaaaagaagtaagGGAGTGATCGCTTTTTCATCAGGCAACCATGCACAGGCCATTGCTCTTAGTGCAAAATTGTTAAACGTACCTGCAACAATTGTTATGCCCGAGGACGCTCCCACTCTCAAAGTTGTTGCTACAGCCGGTTACGGAGCTCATATTATAAAGTATAACAGATATACTGAGGATCGCGAGGAGATTGGACGTCAATTAGCAGCCAAACATGGATTTGCACTGATCCCACCCTATGATCACCCTGATGTTATTGCAGGGCAAGGCACATCTGCAAAGGAGCTATTAGAAGAGGTTGGGCAGCTTGATGCATTATTTGTTCCTTTGGGAGGTGGAGGGCTTCTTTCGGGATCTGCACTTGCCGCTAGAAGCCTGTCTCCAGActgcaaaatttttggagtTGAACCTGAAGCTGGTAACGACGGACAACAATCCTTCAGATCAGGTTCCATTGTTCACATCGATACTCCGAAAACCATCGCAGATGGCGCTCAAACACAACATCTGGGGGAGTACACATTTGCCATTATTCGCGAAAATGTCGATGATATTTTGACGGTAAGCGATCAAGAGCTAATAGAATGCATGCATTTCCTCGCGGAACGCATGAAGTTAGTTGTCGAACCTACAGCTTGTTTAGGATTTGCAGGTGCGCTcctgaagaagaaagaactAGTTGGCAAGAAAGTAGGAATAATACTAAGTGGAGGTAATGTAGACATGAGAAGATATGCCGCTTTAATCTCAGGGAGGGAAGATGGCCCGATGACTTAG
- the JEN1 gene encoding monocarboxylate/H+ symporter (Monocarboxylate/proton symporter of the plasma membrane~similar to YKL217W): MSSSITDEKISSEQQQPAGRKLYYNTSTFAEPPLVDEEGNPINYEPEVYNPDHEKLYHNPSLPAQSIQDTRDDELLERVYSQDQGVEYEEDEEDKPNLSAASIKSYALTRFTSLLHIHEFSLENINPIPELRKMTWQNWNYFFMGYLAWLSAAWAFFCVSVSVAPLAELYDRPTRDITWGLGLVLFVRSAGAVIFGLWTDKSSRKWPYITCLVLFVIAQLCTPWCDTYEKFLGVRWITGIAMGGIYGCASATAIEDAPVKARSFLSGLFFSAYAMGFIFAIIFYRAFGYFRDDGWKILFWFSIFLPILLIFWRLLWPETKYFTKVLKARKLILSDAVKANGGEPLPKANFKQKMVSMKRTVQKYWLLFAYLVVLLVGPNYLTHASQDLLPTMLRAQLGLSKDAVTVIVVVTNIGAICGGMIFGQFMEVTGRRLGLLIACTMGGCFTYPAFMLRSEKAILGAGFMLYFCVFGVWGILPIHLAELAPADARALVAGLSYQLGNLASAAASTIETQLADRYPLERDASGAVIKEDYAKVMAILTGSVFIFTFACVFVGHEKFHRDLSSPVMKKYINQVEEYEADGISITDVVEQKTECASVKMIDSNISKTYEEHVETV; this comes from the coding sequence atgtcatcttcaataacggatgaaaaaatatctagCGAACAACAGCAACCAGCTGGCAGAAAGTTATACTACAACACAAGCACTTTTGCAGAGCCACCTCTAGTGGACGAAGAAGGTAACCCCATAAACTATGAGCCAGAAGTTTACAACCCGGATCACGAAAAGCTATACCATAACCCATCACTACCTGCACAATCGATTCAGGACACTAGAGATGATGAATTGCTGGAAAGAGTTTACAGCCAGGATCAGGGTGTAGAGTATGAggaggatgaagaagataaacCAAATCTAAGCGCTGCGTCCATAAAAAGTTATGCTTTAACGAGATTTACATCTTTACTGCACATTCACGagttttctttggaaaacatCAACCCCATACCCGAACTGCGCAAAATGACGTGGCAGAATTGgaactattttttcatggGTTACCTTGCGTGGTTATCAGCGGCCTGGGCCTTCTTTTGTGTTTCAGTGTCAGTAGCTCCATTGGCAGAATTATATGATAGACCAACCAGGGACATCACCTGGGGGTTGGGGTTGGTGTTATTTGTTCGTTCAGCTGGTGCTGTTATATTTGGTTTATGGACAGACAAGTCTTCCAGAAAATGGCCTTATATTACATGTTTAGTTTTATTTGTTATCGCACAGCTTTGTACTCCATGGTGTGACacatatgaaaaatttctgggCGTAAGGTGGATAACCGGTATTGCAATGGGAGGAATTTATGGGTGTGCTTCCGCAACAGCAATCGAAGATGCTCCGGTGAAGGCACGTTCTTTTCTATCaggtttatttttttctgccTACGCCATGGGATTTATATTTGCTATCATTTTTTACAGAGCCTTTGGTTACTTCAGAGATGATGGctggaaaatattattctgGTTTAGCATTTTTCTACCAATTCTACTAATTTTCTGGAGATTGTTATGGCCTGAAACAAAATACTTCACCAAAGTTTTGAAAGCCCGTAAACTAATATTGAGTGACGCTGTGAAAGCTAATGGTGGCGAACCTTTGCCAAAGGccaatttcaaacaaaagatgGTATCCATGAAAAGAACAGTTCAAAAGTACTGGTTATTGTTTGCATATTTAGTTGTTTTATTGGTCGGTCCAAATTACTTGACTCATGCTTCTCAAGACTTATTGCCAACCATGCTGCGCGCCCAGCTAGGCCTATCCAAAGATGCCGTTACGGTCATTGTAGTAGTCACCAACATTGGTGCTATTTGTGGGGGTATGATATTTGGACAGTTTATGGAAGTTACTGGAAGGAGATTAGGCCTGTTAATTGCATGTACAATGGGCGGTTGCTTTACCTACCCTGCATTTATGTTGAGAAGCGAAAAGGCTATATTAGGTGCGGGTTTCATGTTATATTTTTGTGTCTTTGGTGTCTGGGGTATCTTGCCCATTCACCTTGCAGAACTGGCTCCTGCTGATGCAAGGGCTTTGGTTGCTGGCCTATCCTACCAACTAGGTAACCTAGCTTCTGCAGCGGCCTCCACGATTGAGACGCAGTTAGCTGACAGATACCCATTAGAAAGAGATGCCTCTGGCGCCGTGATTAAAGAAGATTATGCTAAAGTTATGGCCATCTTGACTGGCTCTGTTTTCATCTTTACATTTGCCTGTGTTTTTGTAGGACACGAAAAATTCCATCGCGATCTATCCTCTCCTGTTATGAAGAAATACATAAACCAAGTGGAAGAATACGAAGCTGATGGTATTTCGATTACTGACGTTGTTGAACAGAAGACAGAATGTGCTTCAGTGAAGATGATTGATTCGAACATCTCAAAGACGTATGAAGAGCATGTTGAGACTGTTTAA
- the URA1 gene encoding dihydroorotate dehydrogenase (Dihydroorotate dehydrogenase~similar to YKL216W): protein MTASLTTKFLNNTYENPFMNASGVHCMTTQELDELANSKAGAFITKSATTLEREGNPKPRYISVPLGSINSMGLPNEGIDYYLSYVLNRQKEHPDAPAIFFSVAGMSIDENLNLLRKIQDSEFNGITELNLSCPNVPGKPQVAYDFDLTKETLDRVFAFFKKPLGIKLPPYFDFAHFDIMAKILNEFPLAYVNSINSIGNGLFIDVEKESVVVKPKNGFGGIGGEYVKPTALANVRAFYTRLRPEIKVIGTGGIKSGKDAFEHLLCGASMLQIGTELQKEGVKIFERIEKELKDIMEAKGYTSIDQFRGKLNSI from the coding sequence ATGACAGCTAGTTTAACCACCAAGTTCTTGAACAACACCTATGAAAACCCATTTATGAATGCTTCCGGTGTTCATTGCATGACTACACAGGAATTAGACGAATTAGCAAACTCTAAAGCAGGTGCCTTCATTACAAAGAGTGCTACAACCTTAGAAAGAGAAGGTAATCCTAAGCCACGTTACATTTCTGTCCCTCTAGGCAGCATCAACTCCATGGGTTTACCAAATGAAGGTATCGACTACTATTTGTCCTATGTATTAAACCGCCAAAAGGAACATCCTGATGCACCcgcaattttcttttccgtTGCTGGTATGAGCATTGATGAAAACTTAAATTTGTTGAGGAAGATTCAAGATAGCGAATTCAACGGTATTACCGAGCTAAACTTGTCATGTCCCAATGTTCCTGGCAAGCCACAAGTTGCTTACGATTTTGACTTGACAAAGGAAACATTGGACAGGgtttttgcctttttcaagaaaccTCTTGGAATTAAATTGCCTCcttattttgattttgctcattttgatatcatggcaaaaatattgaatgaGTTTCCATTAGCTTATGTCAACTCTATCAATAGTATAGGAAATGGCCTTTTCATTGACGTAGAGAAAGAGAGTGTTGTAGTAAAGCCAAAGAATGGTTTCGGTGGTATTGGAGGTGAATATGTCAAGCCAACTGCGCTCGCTAATGTTCGTGCATTTTACACCCGGTTGAGACCTGAAATCAAAGTTATAGGTACAGGTGGAATAAAATCCGGTAAAGATGCATTTGAACATCTTCTGTGTGGTGCCTCCATGCTACAGATTGGTACAGAATTGCAAAAAGAGGGCGTCAAGATTTTCGAACgtattgaaaaggaattgaAAGACATAATGGAAGCTAAGGGTTACACATCCATAGATCAATTCCGTGGGAAGTTGAACAGCATTTAA
- the OXP1 gene encoding 5-oxoprolinase (5-oxoprolinase~similar to YKL215C), whose translation MQKGNIRIAIDKGGTFTDCVGNTGTGKQEHDTVIKLLSVDPKNYPDAPLEGIRRLLEVLEHKKIPRNIPLDISNVRSLRMGTTLATNCALERNGERCAFITTKGFKDSLLIGDQTRPNIFNLNIKKVAPLYDTVVEIDERVTLEDFSEDPYFTKSSPNEEEGILEGNSGEMVRVIKRPDESGVRSILQVLYASGIKSIAIAFLHSYTYPDHERIVGDIAREIGFSHVSLSSEVSPMIKFLPRAHSSVADAYLTPVIKKYLNSISAGLNHAEDTHIQFMQSDGGLVDGGRFSGLKSILSGPAGGVIGYSSTCYDRNNKIPLIGFDMGGTSTDVSRYGDGRLEHVFETVTAGIIIQSPQLDIHTVAAGGSSILSWKNGLFRVGPDSAAADPGPAAYRKCGPLTITDANLFLGRLVPEFFPKIFGPNEDESLDLETTTLKFKELTDIINKDLNSNLTMEEVAYGFIKVANECMARPVRAITEAKGHVVSQHRLVSFGGAGGQHAIAVADSLGIDTVLIHRYSSILSAYGIFLADVIEENQEPCSFILGEPETILKVQERFLELSKNSSENLLSQSFSREDIVLERYLNLRYEGTETSLMILQKYDDQWNFREWFSEAHKREFGFSFDDKRIIIDDIRIRAIGKSGVRKEKTVDEQLMEISHFKKADVSKDASFTQKAYFDNKWVDTAVFKIGNLSAGTIIDGPAILADGTQTNIILPNCQATILNSHIFIKIDQKHVKMLSKKKYELDIDPILLSIFSHRFMDIALQMGTQLRKTSVSTNVKERLDFSCALFDSKGNLVANAPHVPVHLGSMSTCISAQAKLWEGKLKPGDVLITNHPDIGGTHLPDITVITPSFSSAGELIFYVASRAHHADIGGILPGSVPPNSKELYEEGTAIYSEFVVKEGVFQEELIYKLFVEDPAKYPGCSGSRRFSDNISDLKAQVAANTKGIQLIESLTKEYDLATILKYMAAIQSNASESIKKMLAKMVEHFGTTKFSGEDRLDDGSLIKLQVNISPEKEEYVFDFKGTSPQVYGNLNAPEAITNSAILYCLRCLVGEDIPLNQGCLKPLTIKIPAGSLLSPRSGAAVVGGNVLTSQRVTDVILKTFNVMADSQGDCNNFTFGTGGNIDKKTGKQIKGFGYYETICGGSGAGADSWRGCGWNGSDAVHTNMTNTRMTDSEVFERRYPVLLKEFSIRRGSGGKGKYTGGNGVIRDVQFRKAVTASILSERRVIGPHGINGGQDGSRGENLWVRHSTGALINVGGKNTIYAQPGDRFIIKTPGGGGFKEYKD comes from the coding sequence ATGCAGAAAGGTAACATAAGAATTGCTATTGATAAGGGTGGAACTTTCACAGACTGTGTGGGGAATACTGGTACAGGTAAACAAGAACATGATACCGTCATCAAGCTCCTGTCGGTGGATCCCAAGAATTACCCAGATGCCCCTCTTGAAGGCATAAGACGTCTTTTGGAAGTGCTTGAacacaaaaaaattccCCGCAATATTCCTCTAGACATCTCTAATGTGAGAAGTTTAAGAATGGGGACAACCTTAGCTACGAACTGCGCTCTGGAAAGAAATGGTGAACGTTGTGCCTTCATTACTACAAAAGGTTTTAAAGATTCATTGTTAATTGGAGACCAAACGAGGCCAAATATCTTCAACTTGAATATAAAGAAGGTAGCGCCCCTATATGACACGGTTGTTGAAATAGATGAAAGAGTTACCTTAGAAGATTTTTCGGAAGACCCTTATTTCACTAAGTCGTCTcctaatgaagaagaaggcaTCTTGGAAGGTAATAGTGGCGAAATGGTAAGAGTCATAAAGAGGCCAGATGAATCAGGCGTAAGATCTATTCTGCAAGTGCTTTATGCTAGCGGAATCAAGTCTATTGCGATAGCATTTTTGCATTCATACACTTATCCAGATCACGAACGAATTGTTGGTGATATTGCTAGAGAAATTGGATTTTCTCAtgtttcattatcatcTGAAGTTTCTCCAATGATAAAATTCTTACCGAGAGCTCACAGTTCTGTTGCAGATGCCTACCTTACTCCAGTAATCAAAAAGTATTTAAATAGCATTTCTGCAGGTTTGAACCACGCAGAAGATACTCATATTCAATTTATGCAATCTGACGGCGGTTTAGTGGATGGGGGAAGATTTTCCGGTTTGAAATCAATTTTGTCTGGCCCTGCAGGTGGTGTGATAGGTTACTCTAGCACATGCTATGATAGAAACAATAAGATACCCTTAATAGGCTTTGACATGGGAGGAACATCTACTGATGTCAGTAGGTATGGTGACGGGAGATTAGAACATGTTTTTGAAACCGTTACCGCAGGAATCATCATACAGTCTCCTCAACTTGACATTCATACTGTAGCTGCTGGGGGAAGTTCTATTCTGTCATGGAAGAATGGGTTATTTAGAGTAGGCCCTGACTCAGCAGCAGCCGATCCGGGTCCAGCAGCCTATAGAAAATGCGGGCCTTTGACTATTACAGATGCTAACCTCTTTTTAGGGCGTTTGGTTCCCGAGTTCTTCcccaaaatttttggacCCAATGAGGATGAATCACTTGATTTAGAAACTACTActttaaaatttaaagaattAACTGATATCATCAATAAGGATCTCAATTCAAACCTAACTATGGAAGAGGTTGCATATGGATTTATCAAAGTAGCCAACGAATGCATGGCAAGACCAGTGAGGGCTATTACAGAAGCAAAGGGACACGTAGTATCTCAGCATCGGCTAGTTTCCTTTGGTGGAGCTGGTGGCCAACACGCCATAGCTGTTGCAGATTCATTGGGCATTGACACTGTTTTGATTCATAGATATTCTTCTATCTTGTCCGCTTATGGTATTTTCTTAGCAGATGTTATTGAAGAGAACCAAGAGCCTTgctcttttattttgggTGAGCCAGAGACTATCTTGAAAGTTCAAGAAAGATTTTTAGAACTttctaaaaattcaagTGAAAACCTTTTATCTCAGTCGTTTTCTCGAGAGGACATAGTCTTAGAAAGATATTTAAACCTCAGATATGAAGGTACCGAAACCAGTTTGATGatattacaaaaatatgatgatCAGTGGAATTTTAGAGAATGGTTTTCTGAAGCTCATAAAAGAGAGTTTGGATTTTCATTCGATGATAAACGAATTATAATTGATGATATAAGGATAAGAGCAATTGGGAAATCAGGCGttaggaaagaaaaaacagttGATGAACAACTGATGGAAATTTcccatttcaaaaaagctGACGTGTCAAAGGATGCTAGTTTTACTCAGAAAGCATATTTTGACAATAAATGGGTTGATACCGCGGTCTTCAAAATTGGTAATCTTTCTGCTGGAACGATTATCGACGGACCAGCTATATTGGCTGACGGTACTCAAACAAACATTATTTTACCAAATTGTCAAGCAACGATTTTGAATTCTCATATATTTATCAAGATCGACCAAAAACACGTGAAAATgctttccaaaaaaaaatacgaacTTGATATCGATCCAATCTTATTGTCTATTTTCAGTCACAGATTCATGGATATCGCTCTTCAAATGGGCACCCAATTAAGGAAAACATCTGTTTCAACCAACGTCAAAGAGAGATTGGATTTTTCATGTGCTTTATTTGACTCTAAAGGAAACTTAGTGGCAAACGCTCCTCATGTACCTGTTCATTTAGGCTCAATGTCAACCTGCATATCGGCACAGGCAAAGTTATGGGAAGGTAAATTAAAGCCTGGTGATGTTTTAATCACAAATCATCCGGACATAGGTGGTACTCATTTACCAGATATAACAGTTATAACTCCCTCTTTCTCTTCAGCTGGTGAGTTGATATTCTACGTTGCTTCGAGAGCCCATCATGCAGACATTGGGGGTATTCTACCCGGTTCAGTTCCTCCAAATTCTAAGGAACTGTACGAAGAAGGAACTGCAATTTATTCTGAATTCGTCGTGAAAGAGGGAGTTTTCCAGGAAGAGTTAATTTACAAACTTTTTGTAGAAGATCCAGCCAAATATCCGGGCTGTTCAGGTTCAAGAAGGTTTAGTGATAACATCAGTGATTTAAAAGCGCAAGTTGCAGCTAACACAAAAGGGATACAGTTGATTGAGTCATTAACAAAGGAATATGATCTCGCtacaattttgaaatatatggCTGCAATCCAGTCAAATGCATCTGAAtccataaaaaaaatgcttgCCAAAATGGTTGAACATTTTGGCACAACCAAGTTTTCTGGCGAAGATCGCTTAGATGACGGAAGCCTAATTAAACTTCAAGTTAATATAAGTCCCGAAAAGGAGGAGTATGTATTTGATTTCAAGGGAACCTCTCCTCAAGTTTATGGGAACTTAAATGCACCAGAGGCTATTACCAACTCTGCGATTCTTTACTGTCTGCGATGTCTGGTGGGTGAAGATATTCCTTTAAATCAAGGCTGTTTAAAACCTTTAACAATAAAGATTCCTGCCGGTTCCCTCTTGAGTCCCCGTTCTGGTGCTGCTGTTGTCGGGGGCAATGTATTGACTTCCCAAAGAGTGACTGATGTAATCCTAAAAACATTTAACGTTATGGCGGATTCTCAAGGTGACTGTAACAATTTTACATTTGGAACTGGAGGTAATATTGATAAAAAGACTGGTAAGCAAATTAAAGGCTTCGGATACTACGAAACTATATGTGGTGGCTCGGGGGCTGGTGCGGATTCATGGAGAGGATGTGGTTGGAATGGCTCAGACGCCGTGCACACGAATATGACAAATACAAGAATGACAGACAGTGAAgtatttgaaagaagatacCCTGTTTTGTTGAAAGAGTTCTCAATCAGAAGAGGCTCAGGAGGTAAAGGTAAATATACTGGCGGGAATGGCGTTATAAGAGATGTTCAATTTCGAAAGGCTGTAACAGCGTCCATATTGTCAGAACGTCGTGTCATTGGCCCCCATGGTATAAATGGTGGACAAGATGGTAGTAGAGGCGAAAATTTATGGGTAAGACACAGCACAGGCGCATTGATCAATGTCGGTGGTAAAAATACGATTTATGCTCAACCTGGTGACCGATTTATTATTAAAACCCCTGGTGGTGGGGGATTTAAGGAATACAAGGATTaa
- the YRA2 gene encoding Yra2p (Member of the REF (RNA and export factor binding proteins) family~similar to YKL214C) — MDKAFDEIIGNNNTDSSSNHKVTRYRRRDLRNELGPRLGFAPSDPAVRSKDRLYREKEEPPLPKRIRISKIPLDVSDYTLDDMIKDFGSPIFSKIFDSKDDRTCIYEFEDPEVMDKIVERYNGHELHNAKIEVEIYQPQRKHSRMNAHNRRKQAVQEHGRGRPGSHYRQKPNRVSKKNKGRENNTSTSVEALDAELDAYMKG; from the coding sequence ATGGACAAAGCATTTGACGAAATTATTGGAAATAATAACACAGACAGCTCATCTAACCACAAGGTAACGAGATACCGTAGAAGAGATTTAAGAAATGAATTGGGACCTAGACTGGGATTCGCGCCTTCAGATCCTGCAGTAAGGTCGAAAGATCGCCTCTATCGAGAGAAGGAAGAGCCTCCTTTGCCCAAGAGAATTAGAATATCCAAGATTCCATTAGATGTTTCCGATTACACTCTTGATGATATGATTAAAGACTTTGGCTCaccaatattttcaaaaatctttgaCAGTAAAGATGATCGTACATGTATTTACGAATTTGAAGACCCAGAAGTTATGGATAAGATTGTCGAGCGTTATAATGGTCATGAGTTACATAACGCAAAAATTGAAGTGGAAATTTACCAACCACAAAGAAAGCATTCTAGAATGAATGCACACAACCGCCGCAAGCAAGCTGTTCAAGAACACGGGAGAGGCAGGCCAGGGAGCCATTATCGCCAAAAGCCCAACAGAGTCTCTAAAAAGAACAAGGGCCGTGAAAATAATACTTCTACTTCTGTCGAAGCTCTTGACGCTGAATTAGATGCTTACATGAAAGGTTAA
- the DOA1 gene encoding Doa1p (WD repeat protein required for ubiquitin-mediated protein degradation~similar to YKL213C), with translation MGYQLSATLKGHNQDVRDVVAVDDSKVASVSRDGTVRLWSKDDQWHSTVVYTGERFLNSVCYDSEKELLLFGGKDTMINGVPLFATLGEDPLYTLIGHEGNVCSLFFQDGVVISGSWDKTAKVWKEGSLIYDLQAHSASVWDAKIVSLTENKFLTASADKTIKLWQKDKVIKTFSGIHDDVVRHLAVVDDGHFISCSNDGLIKLVDIHKGEVLRTYEGHESFVYCVKLLPNGDIVSCGEDRTVRIWSAENSSLKQVITLPAISIWSVDSMPNGDIVVGSSDNLVRIFSQDKSRWASEDEINELSKQVEKSTISSKTIEFDESKLSPYEILQSPGHKEGQIVVVKSPQGTIEAHQFSNSSWKKVGDVVGADATGNDKKVEFEGKTYDYVFDVDIEDGKPPLKLPINVSDNPYTAADNFLARYELPTSYRDQVVQFILKNTNGVSLDEEISNDNAPSSALPPPKTSVMKVLPVKQYLVMDSFNPDTIFNGIVKINSNEKTFDDEILAQIGGALHDIDESWELLLSFANTIRSNWEVKTPAYDIVRLIVKDLPYSSDINDYIEEGLGNKSITLTMLTVRILVNCFKNKNWGVKLLESNQVYKSIFETIDTEFSQASAKQSQNLAIAVSTLIFNYSALVTKENSDLELLPIIADAINTKYGPLEEYQECEEAAYRLAIAYGNLATVEPTLKQFANSVTWLSNIKRSYGNVSRFKDLFDDLS, from the coding sequence ATGGGATATCAATTGAGTGCAACACTTAAAGGCCACAACCAGGACGTCAGGGATGTGGTAGCCGTTGATGATTCAAAAGTTGCAAGTGTTTCGAGGGATGGGACGGTTCGCTTGTGGTCTAAAGACGACCAATGGCACAGTACAGTTGTTTATACAGGAGAGAGATTTCTAAATAGTGTGTGCTATGATTCTGAGAAAGAGTTATTGCTTTTTGGCGGCAAGGATACTATGATCAACGGTGTGCCCTTGTTTGCCACCTTAGGGGAAGATCCCTTATATACCTTGATTGGCCATGAAGGGAACGTTTGTAGTTTATTTTTCCAAGATGGTGTTGTGATAAGTGGTAGTTGGGACAAAACTGCAAAAGTTTGGAAAGAAGGATCATTGATTTACGATTTGCAAGCACACAGTGCCTCTGTATGGGATGCCAAAATTGTATCCTTGACggaaaataaatttttgactGCCTCTGCAGATAAAACCATTAAACTGTGGCAAAAAGACAAAGTGATCAAAACTTTTAGTGGGATCCATGATGATGTAGTAAGACATCTAGCCGTGGTGGATGATGGCCATTTCATCAGTTGTTCCAATGACGGCCTTATCAAATTGGTCGATATCCATAAAGGAGAAGTACTAAGGACATATGAGGGTCACGAAAGTTTTGTTTATTGCGTCAAATTGCTGCCTAATGGAGATATTGTAAGTTGCGGCGAAGACCGAACGGTCCGTATATGGTCCGCGGAGAATAGTTCACTAAAACAGGTAATTACACTCCCTGCCATCTCTATTTGGTCCGTCGATTCTATGCCGAACGGTGATATCGTTGTGGGGAGCAGTGATAATCTTGTCAGGATATTCTCGCAAGACAAATCAAGATGGGCTTCAGAGgatgaaataaatgaaCTCTCCAAGCAAGTAGAAAAATCCACTATAAGCTCTAAGACAATAGAATTCGATGAGTCTAAGCTATCTCCTTACGAAATTTTGCAATCCCCAGGGCACAAGGAAGGTCAAATTGTGGTGGTAAAATCACCACAAGGTACTATAGAGGCtcatcaattttcaaattcttcgTGGAAAAAGGTTGGTGATGTCGTCGGTGCAGATGCCACTGGGAACGACAAAAAAGTAGAATTTGAAGGTAAAACATACGACTATGTCTTTGATGTAGATATTGAAGATGGAAAACCTCCCTTGAAGTTGCCGATTAATGTCAGCGACAACCCATATACAGCAGCCGACAATTTTTTGGCCCGTTATGAACTGCCAACGAGTTATAGAGATCAAGTGGTACAGTTCATACTGAAGAACACTAATGGCGTATCACTAGACGAAGAAATCAGCAACGATAATGCTCCATCTTCCGCACTACCACCTCCAAAAACGAGTGTAATGAAGGTTCTTCCCGTCAAGCAGTATCTTGTCATGGACAGTTTCAACCCAGATACTATTTTCAACGGAATCGTGAAaataaattcaaatgaAAAGACCTTTGACGATGAAATCCTGGCCCAAATAGGTGGCGCACTACATGATATCGATGAGAGTTGGGAGTTGCTGCTATCATTTGCTAACACAATAAGATCTAATTGGGAAGTTAAGACTCCTGCATATGACATAGTACGATTGATCGTAAAAGACTTGCCGTATTCTTCAGATATCAACGATTATATCGAAGAAGGTTTGGGAAATAAGAGTATCACTTTGACCATGCTGACCGTGCGTATCTTGGTGAACTGCTTCAAGAATAAAAACTGGGGTGTGAAATTACTGGAATCAAATCAAGTTTAtaaatcaatttttgaaactatAGATACCGAATTTTCTCAGGCATCTGCTAAACAGTCACAGAATTTGGCCATTGCCGTTTCCACCTTAATTTTCAACTATTCAGCCCTTGTGACGAAAGAAAACTCTGATTTGGAACTTTTGCCAATTATAGCTGACGCCATCAACACTAAGTATGGACCATTGGAAGAATATCAAGAATGCGAGGAAGCTGCGTATAGGCTGGCTATAGCCTACGGAAATCTGGCTACTGTCGAACCTACATTAAAACAGTTTGCCAATTCAGTAACCTGGCTTTCGAACATCAAAAGAAGCTATGGGAATGTGTCAAGGTTCAAGGATCTTTTTGACGATCTCTCCTAA